A DNA window from Parabacteroides johnsonii DSM 18315 contains the following coding sequences:
- a CDS encoding MFS transporter, with amino-acid sequence MKELKLFLSQPHNTRILLITSLIYAFVLPVVDIFVAAYIMRNSSEAGRVVLYQLMVYSGIPITFWLNGFLLKWIKPNYLYSFGMLLSGFSMLIMISLPELHIQGIAVAGLVMGMSFGFFWSNRDYLVIVSTTDENRNYYYGVETFFNTLTFVVVPVIVGLFISNATDYSWIGNINKAYEFVIYVVMFLAIIASLIICRGDYEKPTSSKFVYLRFEPVWYKMLLVAWGKGLVQGFIVTAPAMLIMKLVGEEGELGIVQSISSLVTALMMYVIGRNLKPNRRLVVYFVAVWLFFIGALTNSLVFNYYSVLFFLLCMIVARPLFDMAYFPIQMQVIDYLSEKEDRSEYSYIFNHECGLYIGRVFGCGSFIVLAFCVSDNAALMVTLPIVTLLQAITYWMVKNILKKIENEVD; translated from the coding sequence ATGAAAGAGTTAAAATTGTTTTTAAGCCAGCCTCACAATACTCGCATATTGTTGATTACATCTTTGATATATGCTTTTGTTTTGCCTGTTGTGGATATTTTTGTGGCAGCATATATTATGCGGAACTCATCCGAAGCGGGGCGTGTCGTTTTGTATCAATTGATGGTTTATTCCGGTATACCGATTACTTTTTGGTTGAATGGTTTTTTGCTAAAGTGGATCAAACCGAATTATCTATATTCTTTCGGGATGTTGTTAAGTGGTTTCTCTATGCTGATTATGATATCATTACCAGAATTGCATATACAAGGAATAGCTGTTGCCGGATTAGTGATGGGGATGTCTTTCGGCTTTTTCTGGTCTAACCGAGACTATTTGGTGATTGTTAGTACAACAGATGAGAATCGAAATTATTATTATGGAGTTGAGACTTTTTTTAATACTTTGACGTTTGTTGTCGTACCTGTTATTGTAGGGCTGTTTATTTCAAATGCGACAGATTATTCTTGGATAGGCAATATAAATAAGGCGTACGAGTTTGTCATTTATGTAGTAATGTTTTTGGCAATTATTGCTTCTTTGATTATTTGCAGAGGAGATTATGAGAAACCTACTTCTTCAAAATTTGTGTATTTACGTTTTGAACCGGTATGGTATAAAATGTTGCTTGTCGCATGGGGTAAGGGTTTGGTACAAGGGTTTATTGTCACTGCACCGGCAATGTTGATTATGAAATTGGTCGGAGAGGAGGGAGAGTTGGGCATCGTGCAAAGTATCAGTTCGTTGGTTACGGCTTTAATGATGTATGTGATAGGGCGTAATTTGAAACCGAACAGACGGCTGGTTGTGTATTTTGTGGCTGTTTGGCTTTTCTTTATAGGAGCATTGACTAACTCGTTGGTTTTTAATTATTATTCGGTCTTATTCTTTTTGTTGTGCATGATTGTGGCTCGTCCATTGTTTGATATGGCTTATTTCCCTATTCAGATGCAGGTAATAGATTATTTGTCTGAAAAAGAGGATAGAAGTGAGTACTCTTATATTTTCAATCATGAATGTGGTTTGTACATCGGAAGGGTGTTCGGTTGTGGCTCTTTTATCGTATTGGCTTTTTGTGTTTCTGATAATGCAGCTTTAATGGTTACATTGCCAATTGTGACTTTGTTGCAAGCGATTACGTATTGGATGGTTAAAAATATACTAAAGAAAATAGAAAATGAGGTTGACTGA